ATGTTGCTAGTAAATGTGGTTTTACTTACCAATATGAAGGTTTAGAAAAATTGCATGAGAAATACTCTTCAAAGGGTTTAAGCATCTTAGGTTTTCCTTGTAATCAATTCTTAAATCAAGAACCAGGAACAAATGAAGATATAAAAGAGTTTTGTTCTTTGACTTATCAAGTGAAGTTTGACATGTTTTCAAAAATAGATGTAAACGGAGATGATGCTTCACCTTTATATAAATATTTAAAATCATCTCAATCGGGACTATTTGGTACTGGCATTATAAAATGGAATTTCACAAAATTTTTAGTTAATAGAGATGGAAAAGTAGTAAAAAGATACTCTCCTTCAACAAATCCAAGTGAAATTGAAGATGATATAAAAGAGTTATTATGAAAAAATACGAAAAAACATCACTCATCTCCTGTACATTAGATGAATTATTTGAGTTTCATTTAGATTCAAATAACATAAAAAAAATTACCCCAAAAGATACAAAAGTAGAACTCCTTAGTAAAGATTTTGTACCAAGTGAAGGCAAAGTCTTAAAAATAAAAACTACAAAATTTTGTATACCAACTTTATGGGAAGTTGAAATTAGTTTGATAAAAAAACCAAGTATGTTAGTTGATACAGCAGTTCAGTCACCCTTTGAGTTTTGGAGACATTCTCATATCTTTACAAAAAAAGGAAATGTTTGTGAATTAAAAGATGTGATTGAATATGAAATGCCATTTGGTTTTATAGGAAATATTTTTTCTACTTTTATGGAAAAACAACTTGATAATATGTTTTCATATAGACATAAACAAACAAAATTGATATTAGAAAAGAAGGATGAAGCTTGAAAAAAGCAGTAGTGCTCATGAATATGGGTGGACCAAATAATTTAGATGAAGTAAAAGTTTTTTTGACGAATATGTTTAATGACAAATATATAATAGGTGCACCACAGCCTATAAGAGCTATGATAGGATTTTTGATTACAAGTATGAGAAATAAAGAGGCTAAAAAAAACTACGCTTTACTTGGAGGAATGTCTCCAATAGTAGGTCATACCAAAAGACTTGTAAGAAGGTTAAATGAAAGAATAGAAGATAAGGATGTCTTTTATGCCATGAGATATACTCCACCTTTTTCAAAAGAAGTAGTAAAAGAGCTAAAAGAGTATGATGAAATTATTGCTTTTCCTATGTATCCACATTACTCTAGTACAACTACAAAATCTTCAATTGAGGATTTTGAAAAGGCTTTAAAAAAGGCAAAAATAAATACTCCTGTTAAGACTATAAATAGTTATTATGACAATGAAAAATACAATAAAGTAATAGTTGAAAGAATAAAAGAGAGATTAAATGGTGATAACTCAGAAGAGTTTGAATTGGTCTTTTCTGCTCATGGACTTACCCAAAGAGTTATTGATAAAGGTGATTTATATCAAAAACATATTTTAGCAAATGTTGAATGTGCAAAAAAAGAGTTAGAAAAACAAGGAATAAAATTCAAAGATATCCATGTAGCTTATCAATCAAGACTTGGACCTATGGAGTGGCTTAGACCTTATATGGATGATAAGTTAAGAGAACTTGGAGATAAAGTTTTAGTCTATCCTATCTCATTTACAGTAGATAATTCAGAAACAGAATTTGAACTTGTAATGGAGTATAAAGAGATAGCTGATGAGGTAGGAATAAAAGATTATAGAGTTGCCCGTGCTCCAAATCATCATCCACTTTTTATGGAAGCGTTAAGTGAGCTTTTTGAGCAGGCAGTATAAATTACTTGTAAAAAAGTTTTATAATACCTGCTAAAAATAATACTAAAGCAAAGCTTTTTAAATCTTTGTCATACAAAAGAATAAAAAAGCTAGATAGAATTAGAATTAAAGAGTTTGTGATTCCTTTTACATAACTTTTTAACTCTTTTGCTAAATACTCAATTTGATTATTTGAAACTTCAATTTGTAAAGTTCCCTCACTAGCTTTTTTTACTACATCCTTTAACTCTTTTACAAAAAATGGTAAATCTTTTACTTCATCAATAATTGTCTCCGTTATTGTATCTTTTGCCCCAAGGGCTTTTGGAAGATTATTTTGCAAGATTGGTAGGATGTCTTTTATTCCATTGAAATTTTCTATATAAGTAGTCCCTAAACCTTCCACAATAGCACTAACTCTTAAGATATAAATAGCATCACTTGGTAGTTTAAAAGGCATATTTCTAGTTGTTTCTAAAATCTCAAAGGCAAGTTTTTGCATAGATTCACTACTTAAATTATCATTTGAAAATATATCAAACATATTTGAGGTAAACTCTGCAAGTTCTGAAGTAGGAGCTTCATATGATATGGTTCCAAGTCTTTTACTAGCAGCAATATAGAGTTCATAATTTTGTTCATTGGCTGCTTTTATTAACTCAATTATTGCTATTCTTTTATCATTTGGTACAGTTTTTACCATCCCAAAATCAAGTAAAATAAGCTCACCTTTTTTATTTACAAGTAAATTCCCAGGATGGGGATCTGCATGGAAGTATCCATTTATAAGCATTTGAGTAGTATAAAAATCGACTAATTTTGCAATAATATTTTTAAAGTCAATTTTGTGTTTAAAGATATTTTCTTTATCATCAAATCTAAATCCTTCTTCATAACTCATAACAATAGCATCATCACTACAATACTCTTCATATGGTTTAGGAAACTTTATACCACTATTCTCATATACATGGGAAAATTTTTTTAGATTTGCTAACTCTTTATTTAGTGAAACTTCTTCTTTAATCATCTTTGAAAACTCAACAATAACAGCTTCTATAGAGTTTTTAGTATAATGTGAAAATAAAGGTTTAAATAAAAAATTAAAAAAGCTTATGATTTTTATATCAGCTAAAATTTGTTTTTTTATGCCATCTCTTCTTAATTTTACAGCAACTTTTTCTCCACTATTTAAATATGCCACATGAACTTGTCCAATAGAAGCAGAAGCTATGGCTTTTTTATCAAAGCTTTTGAAAGTAAGATCTTTAAAGGCCTTATTATAAATCTTTTCATAACTTTTTTCATTCATTGGTGGGATTTGGTCATGGAGGTTTTTTAACTCATCAAGATAATCTTTTGAAAAAAAATCAGACCTAGTAGCCAATACTTGAGCTAGTTTTATAAAACTAGCCCCAAGTTTAACAATAGTATTTTTTAAACTTTTTGGTTTTAGTGGTTTTAAAAATAAAAAGCTCTCTTTTCTTTTTATAACTAAATAGATTGTTAATAAAAAGAAAAATACACTTAGTATTCTTTTTGGTGAATAATTATTTATTTTAAATCCTCTTTTAATTTTTCTAAATCCTCTTTTGTAGCAAGTCCTAGTTCATCAATTACTTCTTTTAAGATTCTTTTTATTTCATCTTTTGCTTTTTGTTCTTCGTCTTTACCTTTTTGTTCAAGGGATTCTAAAAAGCTTTTTGCATCATCTTTTTTTAATTTACCTTTTTTTTCTAAGGCTTTTATCTCTTCTTCAACTTTTTCCCTAATAACAGCTGCTGCACCAAAGCCAGTATTTAATAATTCTTTTAGCATTTTGATATCCTTTTTTATTTTTAGATTTCTATTATTATATAATATAATACAATAGTATATGCATTGGTAGCAAAAAAATGTTAATTAATAATTTCTCCTGCTACCTTATGGGCGATTGGGCCTTTCCCTGAACCTAAACTTGGAGCATTTTTTATTGCATGAAAAATAAATTCTTTTGAGATACTAATTGACTCCTCAAGTGTTTTCCCAAGAGCTAGATTTGCAGCAATTGCACTTGAAAAACTACAACCTGTTCCATGGGTATTTGAGGTATCTATAAAATCAGATTGAAAAATCTTTTTTTGCCCATTTTTGTAAAATAAAGTATCTATAGAGACTTTTTTATTATCTATTTGTTGGGTATGATTTTTTATTAAAATTTCACAAGGTATATTAATAATTTTCTTTAAAGCATCATTTCCAAAAAGTTCTTTTGCTTCATATAAGTTTGGAGTAGTAACTTTTGAATATGGAAACAGAGTTTTTAAATTTTCAATTGCATCTTCATTTAAAAGTTTTGAACCAGCTTTTGATATAAAAACAGGATCAAATACTATAGGAATATTTAAATCTTTTATAGAGTCTCTAACTACATCAATAATATCATTTGAAAAAAGCATTCCAATTTTTATGCAAGCTACATCAAAATCATCTAAAACTGCATCGATTTGGTCTTTGATAAAAGATGGACTTACTTCTTGAATATTTGTTACACCTTTTGTATTTTGAGCAGTTAAAACAGTAATCACACTACAACCAAAAACACCAAATGCCTCAAAGGTTTTTAAATCAGCTTGAATACCTGCTCCTGCACTACAATCACTTCCTGCTATTGTTAATACTACTTTCAATTTACTTCCTTTAAATGTTTTCTAATTCTACTGAATTTATCATTATGTTAGGAAAAGAAACAATAAAAGTAAAAGAAGCATAGTAAAGATAATAATTAAACTTATTTTAATAAAAGGAAGGCTTTTTATGTTACAATTTAGTTACAAATTATGAAGAAGATAAAAGGGGATTGAATGTTAAAATCATTGTCGATAAAAGCAAGGCTTTTACTTATAGTTATAAGTTCTATAGTTATTGTTTCTGCCGTTATGCTTGCACAATCGGTAATTTCTTTACAGGAGACATCGGCAACTGTAATAGAAAAGTTTAAACAAAATGCTTATGCTACAAAAGAAGAGGAACTAAAAAACTATGTTTCCTTAGTTATGAAAACAGTAGAGTCTTACTATGCAAGAACAGCCCCTGAAAAAATAAAAGTTGAAGTTCAAGCTAGACTAAAAGAACAAACTGAATTTATGTTATCAATCATGCAAGGGGAGTATGACAAGTATAACGGAAAAGTACCTGAAGATGAATTGAGAAATATCATTAAAACTTCAGTACAAAAAGCAAGATACGGAAGTACAGGATATTTTTGGATAAATGATTTAGATGCAAAAATTATCATGCACCCAATAAAACCAGCTTTAGATGGTAAAGATATGTCTGAGTATAGAGATAAGGGTGGGAAAAGAATTTTTTATGAATTTGCACAAGTTGCAAAAAAATCAGGTTCTGGATTTGTTGATTATGTTTGGCCAAAGCCAGGTTTTGAAAAACCTCAAGAAAAGGTATCTTTTGTAAAACTTTTTGAACCCTTTGGTTGGGTTATAGGTACTGGTGAATATGTTGATAATGTAACTGATAAATTAAAAAAAGAAGCACTAAACGCAATATCACAAATGAAGTACGGTAAAGCTGGTTACTATTGGATTAATGACTCAAATCATGTAGTAGTAATGCACGCAATGAAACCATCTTTAGTGGGTAAAGATATGTCTGATTTACAAGATCCAAAGGGTAAATACATATATCGAGAAATCGTTAAAACAGCTAATGAAAAAGAAGAGGGTGGCTTGGTTAAATATATGTGGCCAAAACCTGGTAAGAAGCTTGATCAACCTAAATTTTCATATGTTCAAAGATTTGCTCCTTGGGATTGGATTATTGGAACAGGTGCATATGTAGATGATATTGAAGATAAAATTTTACAAATGCATGATGAAACAGAAGCTCAAATAGAAGCGGTGATTATAAGAAATTGTGTAATTATTTTTGTTATTATGGTTATCTTAGCAATAGTTATGGGTATGTTATCTAATAGATCTATTTTTGTGCCTTTAAATAAATTCCAAGATGGATTATTAGGATTCTTTAGATATTTAAATAAAGAGCAACCTGATGTTGATAATCTTGATGATTCAGCAAATGATGAAATTGGAGCGATGGCAAAAATTATAAATCAAAATCTAGGAAAAACAAAATCTTTAATTAAACAAGATGATGAATTAATTCAAGATGTCACAAGAGTAGTTGGAGAGATAGAAAAAGGGTATTTATTTAACAGAGTTGAGAAAAGAACAGAAAATGAGTCTTTACAAAAACTTCAAAATAAACTAAATGAAATGTTAGATAATCTTGAGACTAATATTGGTAAAGATACAAATGTTATTTTAGATTGTTTATCAAAATATGGAAAACTTGATTTTAGAGATAATATACAAAATGCTCAAGGAAAAGTTGAAGTAGCAATAAATGAGTTGTCGGATATTATTAATAATATGTTAAAAGAGAATAAACAAAATGGTTTAACATTAGATGCAAGTTCAGATATTCTACTTAAAAATGTTGATACTTTAAATAAAAACTCTACTTCAACTGCTGCTTCATTGGAAGAAACAGCAGCAGCACTAGAAGAGATAACTTCTGCAATTGTTAGTAATACAAATAATATTTCTACAATGGCAATATATTCTGATGAATTGGTTGATTCTATTAATTTAGGTAAAACTTTAGCTGAGTCAACTGTTGTTGCGATGGATGAGATTAATAGTCAAACAGAAGCAATTGCTGATGCAATTGTATTAATTGATCAAATAGCCTTCCAAACAAATATTTTATCTTTAAATGCAGCTGTAGAAGCTGCAACTGCAGGTGAAGCTGGAAAAGGATTTGCTGTAGTTGCCCAAGAAGTTAGAAATCTCGCATCAAGAAGTGCGGATGCTGCAAAAGAGATAAAAGCTTTAGTAGAAAATGCAACACAAAAAACAAATGCAGGTAAAGAGGGAACTGATAAGATGATTAAAGGTTATGAGACCTTACATTTAAATATCAAAAAAACAACAGAAACTATACAATCAATTGCTGAATCATCAAAAGAACAAAGAGCAGGTATCGAGCAGATAAATGATGCAGTAAATAGATTAGATCAACAAACACAAGAAAATGTTTCTATATCTAATACTACACATGCAATTGCAGTTGAAACTGATGAGTTAGCTAAACTTATTGTTACAGTTACAAATGAAAAAGAGTTTAGAGGTAAAAATGATTTGAAAGCAAAAATTTCAAATTATGAAACACCAAAAGTTACTATACCTGCAAAAAAAGTAGAAGTGAAAAAAACAGAAGTAAAAAAAGTGGAAAAGCCTTCTGATACAAAAAAAGAAGTAAAACGTGAAGATAGTTCTAAAATAGAATCTAAACCTAAAGTTGAAATAATCAAAAGTCAAAGTTCTTCTGATGATGAATGGGAAAGTTTCTAAGATAAAAAAAGAAGAGATATAAAGTTAATTTATATCTCTTCAGATATTATTGTACTTATTTTTTTTGATGAGCCAAAATGTGGGAATAATTTGAACTTTATATTTTGGTAGTTGCTTCCTAATTCTTCAATTATATTTGGAATATCATTTACAACATGTTTACCAGAGTTTAAAAAATATGGATAAAGACTAATTTCAGTAATATTTTTTGAATTTAATTGTTCTACAATCTCTTCAATAGAAGGTTTAGCAAACTCTAGAAAAGCAGTTTCTATTTTTTCATATTTAATCGAATTTAGTTTTCTTATTTCTTCTACCAAATCTTTAAATTCTTGATTTGATTTATATTTTTTACTACCATGGGCTACTAGTATTAATGCTTTCATTATCTTCCTTAGCTTTTCAATAACTATTCTTTACTCAAGGCTAATTTGCTTGAATTCTTTTACTATAGCTACTTCTCTTTGATAAATATATTTTTCTAAAATCTTTTTGTTTGCTATACTTAAATCAAGTAGCATTACTATTTTAGTTAAATTATTTTCTAGTTTTTCTATTTTCAAAATAGTTGCTTTTGTATCAACTCTTTCTTTATGTGTTTGTGTATCATGATATGAAGTACCATAATATGTATTAAAGCTTAGTGTTAAATTAACACTCTCATTTAGTTTAATTTTTTCATCGAAAAATTTAACTTCAAAAGAGATAGCTTTTGTAGATATGGTTGATACTTCAAAAGAGTATCTATCATCTTTTTTAAAAACTGAAGCCGTAAAGTTTTCATCTGGAACGACTCTAATTACTTCTCTTTTTTTTGGTGAGTGTTCTAGTTTTTCTAAATTATCAAAAATTAATTCATTATTTTGTTCATCAAACTCTTTTAATCTGACTTTTATCGTAGAGTTATTTGTCTCAATAGTGCTAGTTTTTTC
This portion of the Arcobacter nitrofigilis DSM 7299 genome encodes:
- a CDS encoding methyl-accepting chemotaxis protein, giving the protein MLKSLSIKARLLLIVISSIVIVSAVMLAQSVISLQETSATVIEKFKQNAYATKEEELKNYVSLVMKTVESYYARTAPEKIKVEVQARLKEQTEFMLSIMQGEYDKYNGKVPEDELRNIIKTSVQKARYGSTGYFWINDLDAKIIMHPIKPALDGKDMSEYRDKGGKRIFYEFAQVAKKSGSGFVDYVWPKPGFEKPQEKVSFVKLFEPFGWVIGTGEYVDNVTDKLKKEALNAISQMKYGKAGYYWINDSNHVVVMHAMKPSLVGKDMSDLQDPKGKYIYREIVKTANEKEEGGLVKYMWPKPGKKLDQPKFSYVQRFAPWDWIIGTGAYVDDIEDKILQMHDETEAQIEAVIIRNCVIIFVIMVILAIVMGMLSNRSIFVPLNKFQDGLLGFFRYLNKEQPDVDNLDDSANDEIGAMAKIINQNLGKTKSLIKQDDELIQDVTRVVGEIEKGYLFNRVEKRTENESLQKLQNKLNEMLDNLETNIGKDTNVILDCLSKYGKLDFRDNIQNAQGKVEVAINELSDIINNMLKENKQNGLTLDASSDILLKNVDTLNKNSTSTAASLEETAAALEEITSAIVSNTNNISTMAIYSDELVDSINLGKTLAESTVVAMDEINSQTEAIADAIVLIDQIAFQTNILSLNAAVEAATAGEAGKGFAVVAQEVRNLASRSADAAKEIKALVENATQKTNAGKEGTDKMIKGYETLHLNIKKTTETIQSIAESSKEQRAGIEQINDAVNRLDQQTQENVSISNTTHAIAVETDELAKLIVTVTNEKEFRGKNDLKAKISNYETPKVTIPAKKVEVKKTEVKKVEKPSDTKKEVKREDSSKIESKPKVEIIKSQSSSDDEWESF
- the thiD gene encoding bifunctional hydroxymethylpyrimidine kinase/phosphomethylpyrimidine kinase, which translates into the protein MKVVLTIAGSDCSAGAGIQADLKTFEAFGVFGCSVITVLTAQNTKGVTNIQEVSPSFIKDQIDAVLDDFDVACIKIGMLFSNDIIDVVRDSIKDLNIPIVFDPVFISKAGSKLLNEDAIENLKTLFPYSKVTTPNLYEAKELFGNDALKKIINIPCEILIKNHTQQIDNKKVSIDTLFYKNGQKKIFQSDFIDTSNTHGTGCSFSSAIAANLALGKTLEESISISKEFIFHAIKNAPSLGSGKGPIAHKVAGEIIN
- a CDS encoding SRPBCC family protein, encoding MKKYEKTSLISCTLDELFEFHLDSNNIKKITPKDTKVELLSKDFVPSEGKVLKIKTTKFCIPTLWEVEISLIKKPSMLVDTAVQSPFEFWRHSHIFTKKGNVCELKDVIEYEMPFGFIGNIFSTFMEKQLDNMFSYRHKQTKLILEKKDEA
- a CDS encoding sirohydrochlorin chelatase, whose protein sequence is MVIEKLRKIMKALILVAHGSKKYKSNQEFKDLVEEIRKLNSIKYEKIETAFLEFAKPSIEEIVEQLNSKNITEISLYPYFLNSGKHVVNDIPNIIEELGSNYQNIKFKLFPHFGSSKKISTIISEEI
- a CDS encoding ABC1 kinase family protein produces the protein MNNYSPKRILSVFFFLLTIYLVIKRKESFLFLKPLKPKSLKNTIVKLGASFIKLAQVLATRSDFFSKDYLDELKNLHDQIPPMNEKSYEKIYNKAFKDLTFKSFDKKAIASASIGQVHVAYLNSGEKVAVKLRRDGIKKQILADIKIISFFNFLFKPLFSHYTKNSIEAVIVEFSKMIKEEVSLNKELANLKKFSHVYENSGIKFPKPYEEYCSDDAIVMSYEEGFRFDDKENIFKHKIDFKNIIAKLVDFYTTQMLINGYFHADPHPGNLLVNKKGELILLDFGMVKTVPNDKRIAIIELIKAANEQNYELYIAASKRLGTISYEAPTSELAEFTSNMFDIFSNDNLSSESMQKLAFEILETTRNMPFKLPSDAIYILRVSAIVEGLGTTYIENFNGIKDILPILQNNLPKALGAKDTITETIIDEVKDLPFFVKELKDVVKKASEGTLQIEVSNNQIEYLAKELKSYVKGITNSLILILSSFFILLYDKDLKSFALVLFLAGIIKLFYK
- the hemH gene encoding ferrochelatase, encoding MKKAVVLMNMGGPNNLDEVKVFLTNMFNDKYIIGAPQPIRAMIGFLITSMRNKEAKKNYALLGGMSPIVGHTKRLVRRLNERIEDKDVFYAMRYTPPFSKEVVKELKEYDEIIAFPMYPHYSSTTTKSSIEDFEKALKKAKINTPVKTINSYYDNEKYNKVIVERIKERLNGDNSEEFELVFSAHGLTQRVIDKGDLYQKHILANVECAKKELEKQGIKFKDIHVAYQSRLGPMEWLRPYMDDKLRELGDKVLVYPISFTVDNSETEFELVMEYKEIADEVGIKDYRVARAPNHHPLFMEALSELFEQAV
- a CDS encoding glutathione peroxidase gives rise to the protein MKKLLSILLFFIPILGISQTSIYDFKVKTIDNKEISLSKYKNRVMLIVNVASKCGFTYQYEGLEKLHEKYSSKGLSILGFPCNQFLNQEPGTNEDIKEFCSLTYQVKFDMFSKIDVNGDDASPLYKYLKSSQSGLFGTGIIKWNFTKFLVNRDGKVVKRYSPSTNPSEIEDDIKELL